In Arthrobacter sp. MN05-02, one genomic interval encodes:
- a CDS encoding putative aldehyde dehydrogenase: MAETLQNYIDGAFVTPAGTGTELLDIVNPTNGEVVAQSPVSSPADVDAAMQAAARAFTTWKRTTPSQRQLLLLRLADAVEAASDELVEAQHRNTGQVREMIAAEEVAAGADQLRFFAGAARILEGKSAGEYLEGHTSFVRREPIGVVAQVAPWNYPFLMAIWKIGPALAAGNTVVLKPSDTTPESTLVLARLTQGILPDGVLNVVLGTGETGAAMIEHPVPGLVSITGSVRAGIAVATSAAKGLKRAHLELGGKAPAVVFADADLKRSAAAIAEFAFFNAGQDCTAITRVLVQEQAHDEFVAAMVEHTATLRTGSADDSENYFGPLNNINHFNAVNAVIDALPAHCSIATGGRRAGDKGYFFEPTIITGARQDDPVVQQETFGPIVTVQTFATEEEAVELANGVDYALASSVWTTNHGTAMRVSRDLDFGAVWINTHIMLTAEMPHGGFKNSGYGKDLSMYGVEDYTRIKHVMSVLDA; the protein is encoded by the coding sequence GTGGCTGAGACCCTTCAGAACTACATCGACGGCGCGTTCGTCACGCCCGCCGGGACCGGGACCGAGCTCCTGGACATCGTCAACCCGACCAACGGCGAGGTGGTGGCGCAGTCGCCGGTGTCCTCTCCTGCGGACGTCGACGCCGCCATGCAGGCTGCTGCCCGCGCGTTCACCACGTGGAAGCGCACCACGCCGAGCCAGCGCCAGCTCCTGCTGCTGCGGCTCGCCGACGCCGTCGAGGCCGCGAGCGACGAACTCGTCGAGGCCCAGCACCGCAACACGGGCCAGGTGCGCGAGATGATCGCCGCCGAGGAGGTCGCGGCAGGTGCTGACCAGCTGCGGTTCTTCGCAGGTGCTGCGCGCATCCTCGAGGGCAAGTCCGCGGGCGAGTACCTCGAGGGCCACACCTCCTTCGTACGCAGGGAGCCGATCGGCGTCGTCGCCCAGGTGGCCCCGTGGAACTACCCGTTCCTGATGGCCATCTGGAAGATCGGGCCCGCGCTCGCTGCCGGCAACACGGTCGTGCTCAAGCCGAGCGACACGACCCCCGAGTCCACCCTCGTGCTGGCGCGCCTCACTCAGGGGATCCTGCCGGACGGCGTCCTGAACGTGGTCCTCGGGACCGGCGAGACCGGCGCTGCGATGATCGAGCATCCCGTACCGGGCCTCGTGTCCATCACGGGTTCCGTACGCGCGGGCATCGCCGTCGCCACGAGCGCCGCCAAGGGTCTCAAGCGTGCCCACCTCGAGCTCGGCGGCAAGGCTCCCGCCGTGGTCTTCGCCGATGCCGACCTCAAGAGGTCCGCCGCGGCCATCGCCGAGTTCGCGTTCTTCAACGCGGGCCAGGACTGCACCGCGATCACCCGCGTGCTCGTGCAGGAGCAGGCGCACGACGAGTTCGTCGCAGCGATGGTCGAGCACACCGCCACGCTGAGGACGGGCAGTGCGGACGACTCGGAGAACTACTTCGGGCCGCTCAACAACATCAACCACTTCAATGCCGTCAACGCCGTCATCGACGCGCTGCCGGCACACTGCAGCATCGCGACCGGCGGCAGGCGTGCGGGTGACAAGGGCTATTTCTTCGAGCCCACGATCATCACCGGCGCCCGCCAGGACGACCCCGTGGTCCAGCAGGAGACGTTCGGGCCGATCGTGACGGTGCAGACCTTCGCCACGGAGGAGGAAGCCGTGGAGCTGGCGAACGGCGTCGACTACGCGCTCGCGTCCAGCGTTTGGACCACGAACCACGGCACCGCCATGCGGGTCTCCCGGGACCTCGATTTCGGCGCCGTCTGGATCAACACGCACATCATGCTCACCGCCGAGATGCCGCACGGCGGCTTCAAGAACTCCGGCTACGGCAAGGACCTCTCCATGTACGGCGTGGAGGACTACACCCGCATCAAGCACGTCATGAGCGTGCTGGACGCCTAG
- a CDS encoding two-component sensor histidine kinase gives MLSYLTLNTRQFHELTLRMRVILSQLPLSLTVLLIVVGGALFHRDLFSSHSFLLGAGLHAVLLALCVVVPWDRLPYASFLVIPLLDFIPIGLMRHGAGTVITGVGLLAVFPVIWLAASGLFPRAALALGFLGSLAIVWAPVFGTDAAVNSQSLTQSFLLPFIMLAIGVTIRVMTASMMAQQQVVEEKDRALQMLLEKSARRERLLETVVNSVDIGLIAVDETGQPMLTNRKLEQFRALAGGGRDSAEADLRIFQHDGQSVMPEARRPTRRAAEGQVFSDYLLWWGERPDQRVLSTSSRLMTNQAGAREGSVVTFNDVTELVTALNAKDEFVATVSHELRTPLTAIRGYLELLTGMPDLQPEVASGLEVVSRNSERLHKLVVDLLSTAEGTPEITPVPTDFSELVLQRVASAREHSTNPLVRFEDRTEPGLLALCDAPRIGQVLDNLLSNAVKYSPDGGRVTVSSAEVDGEVECSVTDQGSGMSAEELKGVFSKFFRTSAARNAAIPGVGLGLAISKAIVERHGGTISCRSVEGEGSTFTFRLPLARADQGQQLQSQQR, from the coding sequence GTGCTCTCCTACCTGACGCTCAACACCAGGCAGTTCCATGAACTGACCCTGCGGATGCGCGTCATCCTGAGTCAGCTGCCGCTCTCACTCACGGTGCTGCTCATCGTCGTCGGAGGGGCACTGTTCCACCGCGACCTCTTCTCGAGCCATTCCTTCCTCCTCGGCGCAGGGCTCCATGCGGTACTGCTGGCGCTGTGCGTCGTCGTCCCCTGGGACCGCCTGCCGTACGCCAGTTTCCTGGTCATCCCGCTGCTCGATTTCATCCCCATCGGACTCATGCGCCATGGTGCGGGGACCGTGATCACCGGGGTCGGCCTGCTCGCCGTGTTCCCCGTCATCTGGCTGGCGGCCTCGGGGCTCTTCCCGCGCGCCGCCCTGGCCCTGGGATTCCTCGGCTCGCTCGCCATCGTCTGGGCCCCCGTCTTCGGGACCGACGCCGCCGTCAACTCGCAGTCCCTCACGCAGTCCTTCCTCCTCCCGTTCATCATGCTCGCGATCGGCGTGACCATACGGGTCATGACCGCCAGCATGATGGCGCAGCAGCAGGTCGTCGAGGAGAAGGACCGGGCCCTGCAGATGCTCCTCGAGAAGAGCGCGCGCCGGGAGCGTCTGCTGGAGACCGTGGTCAACAGCGTGGACATCGGACTGATCGCCGTCGACGAGACCGGGCAGCCGATGCTGACCAACCGGAAGCTCGAGCAGTTCCGCGCCCTCGCGGGTGGTGGTCGGGACTCGGCGGAAGCGGATCTCCGGATCTTCCAGCACGACGGACAGTCCGTCATGCCCGAAGCGAGGAGGCCGACACGGCGTGCCGCCGAGGGGCAGGTCTTCTCCGACTACCTCCTGTGGTGGGGCGAGCGGCCGGACCAGAGGGTGCTGTCGACGTCGTCGCGCCTGATGACGAACCAGGCGGGCGCCCGAGAAGGATCCGTCGTGACCTTCAACGACGTCACGGAACTCGTCACCGCACTCAACGCGAAGGACGAGTTCGTGGCCACGGTGTCCCATGAACTGCGGACTCCCCTCACCGCGATCCGTGGCTATCTCGAACTGCTGACCGGGATGCCCGACCTGCAACCCGAGGTCGCGTCCGGCCTCGAGGTGGTGTCCCGCAACTCCGAGCGGCTGCACAAGCTCGTGGTGGACCTGCTCTCCACCGCCGAGGGGACCCCGGAGATCACACCCGTTCCCACCGACTTCTCGGAACTGGTCCTGCAGCGCGTGGCATCGGCCAGGGAACACTCCACGAACCCCCTGGTGCGCTTCGAGGACCGCACGGAGCCGGGGCTCCTGGCGCTGTGCGACGCCCCGCGCATCGGTCAGGTCCTCGACAACCTGCTCTCCAACGCCGTCAAGTACTCGCCGGACGGCGGGCGCGTGACGGTCAGTTCCGCCGAGGTCGACGGCGAGGTCGAGTGCAGCGTGACGGACCAGGGCAGTGGCATGTCGGCGGAGGAGCTGAAGGGCGTCTTCTCGAAGTTCTTCCGGACCTCGGCGGCCCGGAACGCCGCCATCCCCGGCGTCGGACTGGGGCTCGCCATCTCCAAGGCCATCGTGGAGCGCCATGGCGGCACCATCAGCTGCCGCAGTGTCGAGGGCGAGGGTTCCACCTTCACCTTCCGGCTCCCGCTGGCCCGCGCTGACCAGGGCCAGCAGCTGCAGTCTCAGCAGCGGTAG